In Candidatus Poribacteria bacterium, the following are encoded in one genomic region:
- a CDS encoding RNA-binding S4 domain-containing protein, giving the protein MRLDKFLQISRLVKRRTIANTLCSRGAVSVNGHVAKAGKTLAVGDVIRLPHPEPSTRASIDVGNELMVIGDEEAPDPEYEVLELPSGNVSRARAATLYRQL; this is encoded by the coding sequence ATGCGATTAGATAAATTCCTGCAGATCAGTCGTCTCGTGAAACGGAGAACAATAGCCAATACGCTCTGTAGCAGAGGTGCTGTCAGCGTCAATGGGCACGTCGCGAAAGCTGGAAAAACGCTCGCCGTTGGTGATGTAATCCGTTTACCCCATCCAGAACCATCAACTCGCGCCTCAATAGATGTGGGGAACGAGTTAATGGTTATAGGTGATGAGGAGGCTCCTGATCCTGAATATGAAGTGCTTGAATTGCCGTCTGGGAACGTCTCGCGTGCCCGTGCCGCAACACTCTATCGTCAATTATAG
- a CDS encoding 4-hydroxythreonine-4-phosphate dehydrogenase PdxA, which translates to MNRPRVGLTMGDAAGIGPEIIVKALTHGSVYSLCQPIVIGSPAILQDACFHFTASNSSPLKLNIIKTPMQALARHGTIDVLDVSSISPQDISVGTIDARAGAAAVKAIETGTHLTMHGELDAITTAPICKAAVHRAGISYPGHTEMLAALTSTPHVVMMLCTPDIGYQSSVTSHQLKRGSLKENLLTENLNHRLDSDTRQQSTSRWLKPTTDNQFTPAVSFVTNHVALADVPKYLSVERIVEVIRITQEALIRCGISEPRLVVAGLNPHAGEDGAFGKEEETLIRPAIAQAQAHLGTIDGPLPADALFVKASQGEWDAVIVMYHDQGNIPIKLLGFGELVNVTLGLPIVRTSVDHGTAFDIAGKGIANEMSLVAALSCATRLARNRN; encoded by the coding sequence ATGAATAGACCGAGGGTTGGACTCACAATGGGGGATGCGGCTGGCATCGGTCCCGAAATCATTGTCAAAGCACTCACCCACGGAAGTGTATATTCGTTATGCCAGCCGATTGTTATTGGCAGTCCTGCTATTCTTCAGGACGCGTGTTTCCACTTCACAGCTTCCAACAGCTCACCACTGAAACTCAATATCATCAAAACTCCCATGCAGGCACTCGCAAGACACGGAACAATCGATGTACTTGATGTGTCTTCAATATCCCCGCAGGATATTTCCGTCGGTACTATAGATGCCCGTGCAGGTGCCGCTGCCGTGAAAGCGATTGAAACAGGGACACATCTTACAATGCATGGCGAACTGGATGCCATCACAACTGCCCCGATCTGCAAAGCCGCTGTCCATCGCGCAGGGATTTCTTATCCGGGACATACGGAAATGCTTGCCGCTCTTACGAGCACTCCGCACGTGGTAATGATGCTCTGTACACCTGATATTGGGTATCAGTCATCGGTTACCAGTCATCAGTTAAAGAGAGGTTCGTTAAAGGAAAACCTCTTAACTGAAAACCTTAACCATCGACTCGACTCCGATACAAGACAGCAAAGCACGAGTCGATGGTTAAAACCAACAACCGACAACCAATTCACTCCAGCGGTTTCCTTCGTCACGAATCACGTCGCGTTAGCTGATGTGCCGAAATATCTCTCTGTTGAAAGAATTGTTGAGGTTATCCGTATCACTCAAGAGGCACTCATCCGTTGTGGCATCTCCGAACCGCGGCTTGTCGTCGCGGGGTTAAACCCTCACGCGGGTGAAGACGGAGCGTTCGGCAAAGAGGAGGAGACCCTTATCCGTCCAGCCATTGCGCAGGCACAAGCACACTTGGGTACGATTGATGGGCCGCTTCCTGCCGATGCGCTCTTTGTCAAGGCAAGTCAAGGCGAATGGGATGCTGTTATCGTTATGTATCACGATCAGGGCAATATTCCGATAAAACTTCTTGGATTTGGTGAACTTGTGAATGTCACCTTAGGGTTACCGATAGTTCGAACGAGTGTGGACCACGGTACGGCGTTTGACATAGCTGGCAAAGGTATCGCCAACGAAATGAGTTTAGTGGCGGCACTCAGTTGTGCGACGCGACTTGCGCGGAATCGCAATTAA
- a CDS encoding NIPSNAP family protein: protein MIYELRTYQVVPGKMKNLNDRFANITVPLFEKHGMKVIGFWETAIGEATTTELIYMLAFEDLGHYQRAWDAFIADPAWQEAKRLTEVGGPLVNVAGSKILEPTEYSPLQ from the coding sequence ATGATTTATGAATTGCGTACCTATCAAGTTGTCCCGGGAAAGATGAAAAACCTGAATGACCGATTTGCAAACATTACCGTTCCGTTGTTCGAGAAGCACGGAATGAAAGTTATCGGATTTTGGGAAACGGCTATTGGAGAGGCGACGACAACAGAACTGATCTATATGCTCGCTTTTGAAGATTTGGGACACTACCAGCGTGCATGGGATGCATTCATTGCCGATCCCGCGTGGCAAGAGGCGAAACGCCTGACGGAAGTGGGGGGTCCTTTGGTAAACGTAGCGGGTTCCAAGATCCTTGAACCGACAGAGTATTCACCATTGCAGTAG
- a CDS encoding RraA family protein: protein METQLYAAVISDALDSVGYREQALRHTIRPLHPETVVVGRAMPVQCVDVYEIPDEPYQQEIAAVDSLKQDDVFVCATNQSTRNCIWGELLSTAARARGARGAIIDGFIRDARQILAMGFPVFTTGLSPVDSSGRGDVVAYNVPIECGGVMVNPGDIVFGDADGVVVIPQAIEVDVLEAAFTKVVGENRTRDELRAGATLREVYDKYGIL, encoded by the coding sequence ATGGAAACTCAGTTATACGCCGCTGTGATTTCGGATGCACTTGATAGCGTCGGTTATCGTGAACAGGCACTGCGGCATACCATCCGTCCCCTTCATCCAGAGACAGTCGTCGTAGGTCGCGCGATGCCTGTGCAGTGCGTGGATGTCTACGAGATTCCAGATGAACCGTATCAGCAGGAGATCGCAGCGGTGGATAGTCTCAAACAGGACGATGTATTCGTCTGCGCTACGAACCAGAGTACCCGTAACTGTATTTGGGGAGAACTCCTCTCGACGGCGGCGCGGGCGCGCGGCGCGCGGGGTGCTATCATTGACGGCTTCATCCGAGATGCCCGCCAGATCTTAGCAATGGGGTTTCCTGTGTTTACAACAGGGTTGTCGCCTGTTGACTCCAGTGGACGCGGCGATGTGGTGGCGTATAACGTTCCCATTGAATGCGGGGGGGTTATGGTGAATCCGGGCGATATCGTGTTCGGTGATGCCGATGGTGTTGTTGTTATCCCGCAAGCGATAGAAGTAGATGTGCTTGAGGCTGCGTTTACGAAGGTCGTTGGTGAAAACCGGACACGTGATGAACTCCGTGCGGGCGCGACATTGCGGGAAGTTTATGACAAATACGGAATATTGTGA
- the purE gene encoding 5-(carboxyamino)imidazole ribonucleotide mutase produces the protein MSLQDQKTPLVGIVMGSDSDLEKMAEAAKVLEEFDVPFEITISSAHRSPERTIAWTEKIKEEGGKVIIAGAGRAAHLAGVIAAHTTLPVIGVPVDGGPLNGVDALYATVQMPPGIPVGTMAIGSGGARNAGLFAVQILATQSPELEEKLLAYKAKLSDGVAEKAARLQEVGYQNY, from the coding sequence ATGTCCCTTCAAGATCAGAAAACTCCACTTGTCGGTATCGTCATGGGAAGCGACTCCGACTTAGAAAAAATGGCAGAAGCCGCTAAAGTTTTAGAGGAATTTGATGTCCCCTTTGAGATAACCATATCCTCCGCACACCGTTCCCCAGAACGGACAATCGCATGGACGGAAAAGATTAAAGAAGAAGGCGGAAAGGTAATCATCGCCGGTGCCGGGCGCGCAGCGCATCTCGCTGGGGTCATTGCAGCACATACGACGCTACCGGTCATTGGGGTTCCGGTTGATGGCGGCCCGCTCAACGGCGTTGATGCACTGTATGCAACAGTTCAGATGCCTCCCGGTATTCCTGTGGGAACGATGGCGATCGGATCTGGGGGTGCGCGGAACGCTGGACTCTTTGCTGTCCAAATTTTGGCGACCCAATCCCCTGAATTAGAAGAAAAACTGTTGGCATACAAAGCAAAATTGAGTGATGGCGTTGCGGAGAAAGCAGCGCGCCTGCAAGAGGTAGGTTACCAGAATTATTAA
- a CDS encoding MBL fold metallo-hydrolase has product MWERNIQTEAHFYELQGTIKNMHPLVDLKVPQGSVAVHWFEQSSFALKGSDGTIVQIDPYFPRERPADRFIHTEPPLKESALPTDFVLLTHAHGDHTCSESIRRIWETSDATRFVGPEESARQITAETDVVAGNISEIRSGESVTLKKTLTVHAVYAKPPEGDASADIAPPDVTHLGYVIVSDDVTLYFSGDPINNFAEHDQLISAVAAYKPDIGFLTNHPTEGEFPFYDGCVKMATRIGLKHAVPVHRACFVTRDYDPNEWAAEFPTDGPEPLIIQRNSHIIYS; this is encoded by the coding sequence ATGTGGGAAAGGAACATCCAAACTGAAGCCCACTTCTACGAATTGCAAGGAACAATTAAAAATATGCATCCACTTGTTGACTTGAAAGTGCCACAAGGATCTGTTGCTGTTCACTGGTTTGAACAGAGCAGTTTTGCGTTGAAAGGTTCTGATGGCACTATTGTCCAGATTGATCCCTATTTTCCCCGGGAACGTCCCGCGGATCGCTTTATTCATACCGAACCGCCACTTAAGGAATCGGCACTTCCAACCGATTTTGTCCTCTTGACCCACGCTCACGGCGATCACACCTGCTCGGAATCCATACGTCGAATTTGGGAGACTTCGGACGCGACACGGTTTGTTGGACCTGAAGAGAGCGCACGCCAAATAACGGCGGAAACAGATGTGGTCGCAGGGAATATTTCAGAGATCCGTTCTGGAGAATCAGTGACGCTCAAGAAGACCCTCACCGTGCATGCTGTCTATGCCAAACCTCCTGAAGGTGATGCCTCCGCTGATATAGCACCCCCCGATGTCACACACTTAGGCTATGTGATTGTCAGCGACGACGTAACACTCTATTTCAGCGGCGATCCAATCAATAATTTCGCTGAACACGACCAACTGATTTCAGCGGTGGCGGCATATAAGCCGGACATCGGTTTTCTGACGAACCATCCAACCGAAGGCGAGTTTCCGTTCTACGATGGATGCGTCAAAATGGCAACGCGGATCGGACTAAAACATGCTGTTCCAGTGCATCGCGCCTGTTTCGTTACCCGTGATTACGATCCGAATGAATGGGCAGCGGAGTTCCCGACAGACGGACCCGAACCGCTTATTATTCAGAGAAATTCACATATTATTTATTCATAG
- a CDS encoding YjhG/YagF family D-xylonate dehydratase, translated as MAKPINYSDILETGDSGIYDLKTHAAGPEGSLPLTAEMLLNRPSGDVFGLTHNAAMGWAPTELRREEFLILSTQGGIRAPDGTPIALGYHTGHWEVGLLMQAVAHELKELAAIPFAGYCSDPCDGRTQGTVGMMDSLAYRNDAAQVFRRLIRSLPTRKGVVGVATCDKGLPAMMMALASMRELPAVLVPGGVTLPPTTGEDAGKIQTIGARFAHGEISLQDAADMGCRACATPGGGCQFLGTAATSQVVGEALGMSLTHTALAPSGQNIWSDMGLRSARAVVNLAAKGLTMNDIVTPEAIRNAMVVHAAFGGSTNLLLHIPAIAHAAGLQRPTIEDWTEVNQNVPRLVDVLPNGPVGHPTVRVFLAGGVPEVMLHLRELGCLNEDVLTATGETLGSNLDWWATSDRRARVRETLEQQDNIVPDEVILSPEAAKAAGLTSTVTFPRGTLAPEGSVIKSTAIDPSVVDADGVYRMTGPARVFVRESEAIQTLKGQGERDIQPGDIMVLCCRGPQGTGMEEVYQLTAALKHLSFGKNIALITDARFSGVSTGACIGHVGPEALAGGPIGKVLDGDIIQIEIDTRQLEGSINLVGHGNERFSAEEGKRVLAERQPRPDLSPDEALPDDTRLWAALQSVGGGTWGGCVYDVDAILNALS; from the coding sequence ATGGCAAAACCGATTAACTACAGTGACATCTTAGAAACCGGCGATAGTGGCATCTATGACCTCAAAACGCACGCCGCCGGTCCCGAAGGCAGTCTGCCACTCACGGCAGAGATGCTCCTCAACCGACCCAGTGGGGACGTATTTGGCTTGACGCACAACGCTGCCATGGGTTGGGCACCGACGGAACTCCGGCGCGAGGAATTCCTAATCCTCAGCACACAGGGGGGTATCCGCGCACCTGATGGCACGCCAATCGCACTCGGATACCATACCGGACATTGGGAAGTCGGACTCCTGATGCAGGCAGTCGCGCATGAACTGAAGGAACTCGCGGCGATTCCATTCGCAGGCTACTGTTCCGATCCGTGTGATGGACGGACACAGGGCACCGTCGGTATGATGGACAGTCTCGCTTACCGCAACGACGCCGCTCAGGTGTTTCGGCGTCTTATCCGCTCTTTACCGACGCGGAAAGGAGTTGTAGGGGTTGCCACCTGCGATAAAGGTTTACCCGCAATGATGATGGCACTCGCCTCAATGCGGGAATTACCAGCAGTCCTCGTTCCGGGCGGTGTAACGTTGCCACCCACGACTGGCGAAGATGCTGGGAAAATCCAGACGATCGGAGCACGTTTCGCACACGGCGAAATCAGCCTACAGGATGCCGCGGATATGGGATGCCGTGCATGTGCAACCCCTGGGGGCGGTTGTCAATTCTTGGGAACCGCGGCGACGTCACAGGTTGTGGGTGAAGCGTTGGGAATGAGCCTAACGCATACGGCGTTAGCACCGTCTGGACAAAACATCTGGTCGGATATGGGACTCCGTTCCGCACGCGCTGTGGTGAATTTAGCCGCGAAAGGGTTGACGATGAACGATATCGTTACGCCGGAGGCGATTCGGAACGCCATGGTCGTGCATGCGGCGTTTGGTGGATCTACGAATCTCCTGCTACATATCCCTGCGATCGCTCATGCTGCCGGTCTCCAACGTCCGACGATAGAGGATTGGACGGAAGTCAATCAAAACGTCCCGCGTCTCGTCGATGTCCTGCCGAATGGACCTGTCGGACATCCGACAGTGAGAGTCTTCCTCGCCGGAGGTGTCCCTGAAGTGATGCTCCACCTACGCGAATTGGGATGCCTCAACGAAGACGTACTCACGGCAACAGGCGAAACGCTCGGTAGTAACCTTGACTGGTGGGCAACTTCTGATCGACGGGCGCGCGTCCGTGAAACGCTGGAGCAGCAAGATAACATTGTACCCGATGAAGTGATCCTCAGCCCAGAGGCGGCAAAGGCAGCAGGATTGACAAGCACTGTCACGTTCCCACGCGGCACCCTCGCTCCGGAAGGATCTGTCATTAAAAGCACTGCCATTGATCCGAGTGTTGTTGATGCCGATGGGGTCTACCGGATGACGGGACCCGCACGTGTCTTTGTTCGGGAATCTGAGGCGATACAGACGCTTAAAGGTCAGGGTGAAAGGGATATCCAACCGGGTGACATCATGGTACTGTGCTGTCGCGGTCCGCAAGGCACCGGAATGGAGGAAGTTTACCAGTTGACAGCAGCATTGAAACATCTTTCGTTCGGCAAGAACATCGCCTTGATTACGGATGCTCGGTTCTCTGGTGTATCGACGGGCGCGTGTATCGGACACGTCGGACCAGAGGCACTCGCAGGCGGTCCGATCGGGAAAGTGCTTGACGGTGATATAATTCAAATCGAGATTGATACCCGACAACTGGAAGGAAGCATCAATTTGGTCGGACACGGCAACGAACGCTTCAGTGCTGAAGAGGGTAAACGCGTGTTAGCAGAACGGCAACCGCGCCCAGATCTCTCACCAGACGAAGCTTTGCCAGATGACACGCGGCTTTGGGCGGCGTTGCAATCTGTCGGCGGTGGCACTTGGGGTGGCTGCGTTTACGACGTGGATGCAATTCTTAATGCACTCTCTTAA
- a CDS encoding Uma2 family endonuclease, whose product MTLKSPMTLEEFLENDIESYEYVKGELVPMPPTSMEHGEISISVIRHLDSHVHIHRLGRLYTAETAFRIRDRVLKPDVAFVSADRLPENRRKGSPIPPDLAIEIVSPTDKQYDVTEKALAYLKAGTRLVWVIEPVTKTVMIYRSETNFTLLTCEDTLTGEDVVEEFVCPVAQLFE is encoded by the coding sequence ATGACACTCAAAAGTCCAATGACACTGGAAGAGTTTCTTGAAAATGACATAGAGAGTTACGAATACGTGAAAGGCGAATTAGTGCCGATGCCACCCACGTCCATGGAACACGGTGAAATCAGTATTAGCGTTATTCGCCATTTGGATTCGCACGTCCATATACATCGGTTGGGACGCTTGTATACTGCCGAAACGGCGTTTCGTATACGGGACCGGGTGTTGAAACCGGATGTTGCCTTCGTTTCTGCTGACCGACTGCCAGAAAACAGACGAAAAGGTTCACCGATACCCCCAGATCTCGCGATTGAGATCGTCTCGCCGACAGATAAACAGTATGATGTTACCGAAAAGGCATTAGCGTATCTGAAAGCGGGGACACGCCTCGTCTGGGTTATCGAACCAGTTACAAAGACAGTCATGATCTATCGTTCTGAGACGAATTTCACACTGCTTACCTGTGAGGATACGTTGACAGGTGAGGATGTCGTTGAGGAATTTGTGTGTCCGGTCGCGCAACTGTTTGAATAG
- a CDS encoding transposase, with product MKTEKYEFYHQSNLMQVGNLIDDLHRVHVHLLKLQRRYYRIYGKYASFARICNHITKLKARTQPHWNQLPSQVIQQVAKRIHLGYEKFFENIEDRKVGKTKRKVGRPRIKPTHKYNSLTFTQAGFKIEENRLTINCLKKSFTFWKHREWTGTIKTVTIKRDTVGDYYLYLTCEDCEPSEKLPLTGNVAGADLGMKTFLTLSDGTKIESPEFYKQGLNALRSANKALSRKQKGSHAWYRAKRHLARVHKKIASRRRDYFFKVALRPLYPPTQSIPKMVGAVSLGKHPSKNTAP from the coding sequence ATGAAAACCGAAAAATATGAGTTTTATCATCAATCTAATTTGATGCAAGTTGGCAATCTGATAGACGATTTGCATCGTGTGCATGTTCACCTATTGAAGTTGCAGAGACGCTATTATCGGATTTATGGTAAATATGCGTCCTTTGCCCGAATATGTAATCATATCACAAAGTTGAAAGCACGGACGCAACCCCACTGGAATCAACTGCCGAGTCAGGTCATCCAACAAGTTGCGAAACGTATTCACTTGGGATACGAAAAGTTCTTTGAGAACATCGAGGACCGAAAAGTCGGTAAAACGAAACGTAAAGTCGGTAGACCGAGAATCAAGCCAACTCATAAATATAACTCACTGACGTTCACACAAGCGGGTTTCAAAATAGAAGAGAATCGATTGACAATCAACTGTCTAAAAAAGTCGTTCACCTTTTGGAAGCACCGCGAGTGGACAGGCACGATAAAGACAGTAACCATCAAACGTGACACCGTAGGCGACTACTACCTGTATCTGACCTGTGAGGATTGCGAACCCTCCGAGAAACTCCCTTTGACCGGTAATGTGGCAGGGGCAGACCTCGGAATGAAAACATTCCTGACACTTTCAGATGGCACGAAAATAGAATCGCCAGAGTTCTATAAGCAAGGTCTCAACGCACTTCGTTCGGCAAACAAGGCACTCTCCCGCAAGCAAAAAGGGTCCCATGCGTGGTATCGTGCTAAGCGTCACCTCGCCCGTGTTCACAAGAAAATCGCAAGTCGGAGGCGAGACTACTTCTTCAAGGTGGCACTTCGACCTTTATATCCCCCAACACAATCCATCCCCAAAATGGTAGGTGCGGTTTCCTTGGGGAAACACCCAAGCAAAAACACCGCACCATAG
- a CDS encoding PQQ-like beta-propeller repeat protein — MKRIQFLSLLSLLIVLPFAVVTADMSVTWVRTGVVFETEHKNGIEGEINIAFETSGTTHTSAETPAIQQIDEKRVLFQLAWQPNQNYQFHLNDSETTATSPLKPESCLIRTIELDGLLSLMENLRQPAKPTALALGHERTPPLAIATDSGHLVVLQPLTGETLWKTRISEGYVRRMAFSRDNTQLYIGEQAADGFIYCYDLTTDKPALRWKYRTADDIETSTPSNPESVYAWVSYPGQSHMQTLANGDLLVAGVHSWTENNTPLKESQLYRFDSETGNVIWKWPREGAVPRVIRWFDVSGDGKTLALVMDSGHNLQGNTANESNEGSLIVLNAEDGTVKWRMDILPLHKYFTQVTFWRGVSISPDGKFINMTTDDGRAFIFDVNTLEPIWKENLATPLEVSGIPIIATTGTIGATDAAALFVTGDTYIPYHLRKGAQKPSTGHPNGMTLFAYSWRGEKIWQWKLENMPQGLRIDAKDRYAVLSVSKRAQDPNESLHGVSVFDLTAEGSSLAKYLYTYRTEGQLPYDTLAISEDGALIVLVEVPIAMSDETLRGKNRVHILY; from the coding sequence ATGAAGCGAATTCAGTTTTTAAGTCTACTTTCGTTGCTCATTGTTTTACCGTTCGCTGTCGTGACAGCGGATATGAGCGTTACTTGGGTCCGGACAGGCGTAGTGTTTGAAACGGAACACAAAAACGGCATTGAAGGCGAAATCAACATTGCATTCGAGACGAGCGGCACAACGCACACTTCAGCTGAAACACCGGCAATCCAACAGATTGACGAGAAACGCGTCCTGTTTCAATTGGCATGGCAGCCGAACCAAAATTACCAATTTCACTTGAATGATAGTGAAACAACAGCGACTTCACCGCTGAAGCCAGAGTCTTGTCTCATCCGCACCATCGAATTGGACGGACTTTTGTCGTTGATGGAAAACCTTCGGCAGCCTGCGAAACCCACAGCACTCGCTTTAGGGCATGAAAGGACGCCGCCATTAGCAATTGCGACGGATAGTGGGCACCTTGTAGTTCTTCAACCTCTGACCGGTGAAACACTCTGGAAAACCCGCATCTCAGAAGGCTACGTGAGGCGGATGGCGTTCAGTCGCGATAATACGCAACTCTACATTGGCGAGCAAGCGGCAGATGGGTTCATCTACTGCTACGACCTGACGACCGATAAACCGGCACTTCGTTGGAAATACCGGACTGCTGATGATATCGAAACCTCCACGCCCAGTAATCCCGAGAGCGTCTACGCGTGGGTGAGTTATCCTGGTCAATCGCACATGCAAACATTGGCGAATGGAGACCTTTTGGTGGCGGGCGTGCACTCGTGGACAGAGAATAACACGCCACTTAAGGAATCTCAACTCTATAGATTTGATAGCGAAACGGGGAATGTTATCTGGAAATGGCCCCGTGAAGGCGCGGTGCCGAGGGTGATACGCTGGTTCGACGTAAGTGGTGATGGGAAAACACTTGCACTCGTAATGGATAGTGGGCATAACTTACAAGGCAATACCGCGAATGAAAGCAACGAGGGAAGTCTCATTGTTCTCAACGCAGAAGATGGAACAGTAAAGTGGCGTATGGATATTCTCCCACTACACAAGTATTTTACGCAAGTCACCTTCTGGCGCGGGGTCAGCATATCTCCCGATGGTAAGTTCATCAACATGACAACTGATGATGGGCGTGCCTTCATTTTCGACGTGAACACGTTGGAACCAATATGGAAGGAGAATTTGGCGACGCCACTGGAGGTCAGTGGTATCCCTATCATCGCAACGACTGGCACAATCGGTGCGACGGATGCCGCAGCACTCTTCGTTACGGGGGATACGTATATCCCATATCATCTCCGAAAAGGGGCACAAAAGCCTTCAACAGGACATCCGAACGGGATGACGCTGTTCGCCTATTCGTGGCGTGGTGAGAAAATCTGGCAGTGGAAACTTGAGAATATGCCACAGGGCTTACGCATTGACGCGAAGGATCGTTATGCCGTGCTATCGGTTTCTAAGCGAGCACAGGACCCGAATGAGAGTCTCCATGGGGTGTCGGTGTTCGATCTAACAGCAGAGGGGAGTAGCTTGGCGAAGTACCTGTACACCTACCGTACAGAGGGGCAACTTCCTTATGACACACTCGCGATAAGTGAAGATGGTGCGCTAATCGTCCTCGTTGAGGTTCCAATCGCGATGTCAGACGAAACCCTTCGTGGAAAGAATCGGGTACATATACTGTATTGA
- the hisI gene encoding phosphoribosyl-AMP cyclohydrolase, which yields MKILSELKYDRDGLVAAVIQDDTNNEILMVGYMNAEAIKETLNTGRVCFWSRSRQKLWIKGETSGHTQTLKSMAVDCDGDALLIKVEQKVAACHVGYRSCFFREVSPDGESTQVVGEKIFDADAVY from the coding sequence ATGAAAATTTTATCGGAACTTAAGTATGATCGCGATGGTTTAGTCGCCGCCGTCATTCAAGATGACACAAATAACGAGATCCTCATGGTAGGCTATATGAACGCAGAGGCGATAAAGGAAACGCTGAATACAGGGCGCGTCTGTTTCTGGAGCCGTTCCCGCCAAAAGTTGTGGATAAAGGGGGAGACTTCAGGGCATACACAGACGCTTAAATCCATGGCAGTAGATTGTGATGGCGATGCCCTGCTCATAAAGGTTGAGCAGAAAGTAGCGGCGTGCCATGTCGGTTATCGTTCCTGCTTCTTTCGAGAAGTTTCCCCCGACGGAGAGTCAACGCAGGTCGTAGGTGAAAAGATTTTCGATGCAGATGCCGTTTATTAG